A genomic segment from Acyrthosiphon pisum isolate AL4f chromosome A3, pea_aphid_22Mar2018_4r6ur, whole genome shotgun sequence encodes:
- the LOC100162208 gene encoding serum response factor-binding protein 1 isoform X2 yields MRHIVRKSKVHTIHKLTREAKKLKEKKGSEEQLVKNKKKADRFICELMVIKKLNDDDVTKYALQNEVPSAKILNCIDITLETRALVRLAGHKFIIDEVQKFRSKYSDWKLCITDLLNELGAKHRAKKKPNKNKSVKTEIKTKILNKNNKEIKNIEEFEYAQSESEGTRSEPDDQSVSDGVQSEPKDQPVSGSAQSEPKDQSVSDSPRSEHEDQSVSDGAQFELEDQSESENGLKSDSSLLEKRLPYEDNTSSDEYQNNVSKGSKLLISNNKELFARNKEEFPSTLDISVKTNVFNTELPKKNLNLSTNEILDNIDVNLDKNVSKRKAKQNVSSKVDKKKKRITVNEIKPVCETVDSFFMTVDNKDYMSVYKPPPATQRDIEERTKVEHQKPIKEFFSKGKKMIIGKQNNMSNRRERRQQQVEESVDTTLHPSWEAKRKQKSLAKFEGKKITFDDED; encoded by the exons ATGCGTCATATTGTGCGTAAATCAAAAGTGCATACGATACACAAATTAACACGAgaagcaaaaaaattaaaagaaaaaaaaggaagTGAAGAACAacttgtcaaaaataaaaaaaaagctgacCGCTTTATCTGTGAATTGATGGTGATAAAG aaaTTGAATGATGATGATGTTACAAAATATGCCTTGCAAAATGAAGTACCTTcagctaaaatattaaactgtatagACATAACATTGGAGACTAGAGCATTAGTAAGGTTAGCTGGACATAAGTTTATAATAGatgaagttcaaaaatttagAAGCAAATACTCAGATTGGAAACTGTGTATAACAGATTTGTTGAATGAGTTAGGTGCTAAACATAGAGCCAAAAAGAAacccaataaaaataaatcagttaAGACAGagattaaaactaaaattctcaataagaacaataaagaaattaaaaacatagaagAATTTGAATATGCTCAGTCTGAATCTGAAGGTACTCGGTCTGAGCCTGATGATCAGTCAGTGTCTGATGGTGTTCAGTCTGAGCCTAAAGATCAGCCAGTGTCTGGGAGTGCTCAGTCTGAGCCCAAAGATCAGTCAGTGTCTGACAGTCCACGGTCTGAGCATGAAGATCAGTCAGTGTCTGACGGTGCTCAGTTTGAGCTTGAAGATCAGTCAGAGTCAGAAAATGGTTTAAAAAGTGACAGTTCATTATTGGAGAAAAGGTTGCCTTATGAAGACAATACAAGTAGTGATGAATATCAAAACAATGTGTCAAAAGGCTCAAAACTTTTAATCTCAAACAATAAAGAACTGTTTGCTAGAAATAAAGAGGAATTCCCAAGTACATTAGACATAAgtgtaaaaacaaatgtttttaacaCAGAACTACcaaagaaaaacttaaatttgtCTACTAATGAAATTCTCGACAACATTGATGTAAAccttgataaaaatgtatcaaaaagaAAAGCCAAACAAAATGTTTCAAGTaaagttgacaaaaaaaaaaaaagaattacagTAAATGAAATCAAGCCCGTTTGTGAAACAGTTGATTCATTTTTCATGACTGTTGACAATAAGGATTACATGTCTGTATACAAACCACCACCAGCGACTCAACGAGACATTGAAGAACGTACAAAAGTAGAACATCAAAAACCAATTAAAGAATTTTTCAGtaaaggtaaaaaaatgattattggtAAACAAAATAACATGAGCAATCGAAGAGAAAGAAGGCAGCAACAAGTTGAGGAATCTGTTGATACAACATTACATCCGTCATGGGAAGCAAAACGTAAACAAAAATCATTGGCCAAATTTGAAGGAAAGAAAATAACATTTGACGATGAAgattaa
- the LOC100162208 gene encoding serum response factor-binding protein 1 isoform X1: protein MEPLSKISLNNQIVSMRHIVRKSKVHTIHKLTREAKKLKEKKGSEEQLVKNKKKADRFICELMVIKKLNDDDVTKYALQNEVPSAKILNCIDITLETRALVRLAGHKFIIDEVQKFRSKYSDWKLCITDLLNELGAKHRAKKKPNKNKSVKTEIKTKILNKNNKEIKNIEEFEYAQSESEGTRSEPDDQSVSDGVQSEPKDQPVSGSAQSEPKDQSVSDSPRSEHEDQSVSDGAQFELEDQSESENGLKSDSSLLEKRLPYEDNTSSDEYQNNVSKGSKLLISNNKELFARNKEEFPSTLDISVKTNVFNTELPKKNLNLSTNEILDNIDVNLDKNVSKRKAKQNVSSKVDKKKKRITVNEIKPVCETVDSFFMTVDNKDYMSVYKPPPATQRDIEERTKVEHQKPIKEFFSKGKKMIIGKQNNMSNRRERRQQQVEESVDTTLHPSWEAKRKQKSLAKFEGKKITFDDED from the exons ATGGAGCCTTTATCAAAAATTTCACTCAATAATCAG attgttTCAATGCGTCATATTGTGCGTAAATCAAAAGTGCATACGATACACAAATTAACACGAgaagcaaaaaaattaaaagaaaaaaaaggaagTGAAGAACAacttgtcaaaaataaaaaaaaagctgacCGCTTTATCTGTGAATTGATGGTGATAAAG aaaTTGAATGATGATGATGTTACAAAATATGCCTTGCAAAATGAAGTACCTTcagctaaaatattaaactgtatagACATAACATTGGAGACTAGAGCATTAGTAAGGTTAGCTGGACATAAGTTTATAATAGatgaagttcaaaaatttagAAGCAAATACTCAGATTGGAAACTGTGTATAACAGATTTGTTGAATGAGTTAGGTGCTAAACATAGAGCCAAAAAGAAacccaataaaaataaatcagttaAGACAGagattaaaactaaaattctcaataagaacaataaagaaattaaaaacatagaagAATTTGAATATGCTCAGTCTGAATCTGAAGGTACTCGGTCTGAGCCTGATGATCAGTCAGTGTCTGATGGTGTTCAGTCTGAGCCTAAAGATCAGCCAGTGTCTGGGAGTGCTCAGTCTGAGCCCAAAGATCAGTCAGTGTCTGACAGTCCACGGTCTGAGCATGAAGATCAGTCAGTGTCTGACGGTGCTCAGTTTGAGCTTGAAGATCAGTCAGAGTCAGAAAATGGTTTAAAAAGTGACAGTTCATTATTGGAGAAAAGGTTGCCTTATGAAGACAATACAAGTAGTGATGAATATCAAAACAATGTGTCAAAAGGCTCAAAACTTTTAATCTCAAACAATAAAGAACTGTTTGCTAGAAATAAAGAGGAATTCCCAAGTACATTAGACATAAgtgtaaaaacaaatgtttttaacaCAGAACTACcaaagaaaaacttaaatttgtCTACTAATGAAATTCTCGACAACATTGATGTAAAccttgataaaaatgtatcaaaaagaAAAGCCAAACAAAATGTTTCAAGTaaagttgacaaaaaaaaaaaaagaattacagTAAATGAAATCAAGCCCGTTTGTGAAACAGTTGATTCATTTTTCATGACTGTTGACAATAAGGATTACATGTCTGTATACAAACCACCACCAGCGACTCAACGAGACATTGAAGAACGTACAAAAGTAGAACATCAAAAACCAATTAAAGAATTTTTCAGtaaaggtaaaaaaatgattattggtAAACAAAATAACATGAGCAATCGAAGAGAAAGAAGGCAGCAACAAGTTGAGGAATCTGTTGATACAACATTACATCCGTCATGGGAAGCAAAACGTAAACAAAAATCATTGGCCAAATTTGAAGGAAAGAAAATAACATTTGACGATGAAgattaa